One segment of Neodiprion fabricii isolate iyNeoFabr1 chromosome 1, iyNeoFabr1.1, whole genome shotgun sequence DNA contains the following:
- the LOC124186728 gene encoding uncharacterized protein LOC124186728 isoform X1: MYAVIEFLVGEDRECALVPVLWLVENNTQCYWPRTKTEDHFTKLVKSKAAYEKTWPKFAIHKVLHTGDDYHDTEATMARLLELGTSDESGIIRNIAKKSTVIPQQDITNDVDENEATNSDDVEPEPQKKKRKHKTDKKKAKNRHVSNKKKKTKRSRESSSSLGYTSSADENLPPSEVDESTSNRNKNTRYINSAKGSTKNQTPKKNLAHKIVQHQYNDNSHESPNQLSGYETSNRNISSRIIRSTTQYDLSRSFSQLEPSTPTTSREQNTFEEKTLQYLEHIKSYTEQNHLLLRKIFSKQKEVSIDVTKKPAEFPKLPLNSMEDFSNLENILKSEEHRTYLTGKLASVGGTSGRQCVLAIMRSLLTNELAMQFNWAGRDKVPFQKTLTMETVYEAVKQTFLGKKEIGDATETSVSCAVKDWLKLARSRHTYVRKKG; the protein is encoded by the exons ATGTATGCGGTGATTGAATTCTTGGTTGGCGAAGATAGAGAATGCGCATTGGTACCAGTTCTTTGGCTGGTCGAAAACAACACCCAATGTTACTGGCCACGGACAAAAACTGAAGATCATTTTACAAAACTTGTAAAATCAAAGGCTGCCTATGAAAAAACATGGCCAAAGTTTGCCATTCACAAAGTACTGCATACCGGAG ATGACTACCACGACACCGAAGCAACGATGGCGCGCCTACTGGAGCTGGGCACGTCCGATGAATCCGGAATAATTCGCAACATCGCTAAAAAATCCACTGTAATACCTCAGCAAGATATTACCAATGACGTGGACGAGAATGAAGCTACGAACAGTGATGATGTCGAACCTGAGccgcaaaagaaaaaacgtaaacACAAAACCGACAAGAAGAAGGCTAAAAATCGACACGttagtaacaaaaaaaaaaaaacgaagcgtTCTCGTGAAAGTTCAAGTAGTTTAGGTTACACCTCTTCAGCTGACGAGAATTTGCCACCGTCCGAAGTCGATGAATCGACTTCTAACCGTAATAAGAATACTCGCTACATTAACTCAGCCAAAGGATCTACCAAAAATCAGACACCAAAGAAAAACTTGGCCCACAAGATCGTACAGCACCAGTATAATGATAATTCCCATGAGTCACCGAATCAGTTGTCTGGATATGAAACATCAAATAGAAACATTTCTAGTAGGATCATCAGGTCTACCACGCAATATGACTTATCAAGATCCTTTTCACAACTTGAACCTTCAACCCCGACCACATCACGCGAACAGAATacctttgaagaaaaaactctGCAGTATTTAGAACACATTAAATCCTACACTGAACAAAACCATCTGCTACTACGTAAAATCTTCTCAAAACAGAAGGAAGTCAGCATCGACGTAACAAAGAAACCAGCCGAATTCCCAAAACTTCCTCTTAACTCCATGGAAGACTTCTCCAACCTCGAAAATATCCTGAAATCCGAAGAGCATCGAACTTATTTA ACCGGGAAACTGGCTTCTGTTGGAGGGACAAGCGGTCGCCAATGTGTGTTGGCTATAATGAGGTCACTACTCACAAACGAATTAGCGATGCAATTCAATTGGGCAGGGAGGGACAAAGTCCCATTTCAAAAGACATTGACAATGGAAACTGTTTACG aGGCTGTGAAACAAACCTTTCTTGGCAAGAAGGAAATTGGTGATGCAACCGAAACCAGTGTTTCGTGTGCCGTGAAAGACTGGTTAAAACTAGCTCGATCACGGCATACCTATGTACGAAAGAAGGGCTAA
- the LOC124186728 gene encoding uncharacterized protein LOC124186728 isoform X2 codes for MARLLELGTSDESGIIRNIAKKSTVIPQQDITNDVDENEATNSDDVEPEPQKKKRKHKTDKKKAKNRHVSNKKKKTKRSRESSSSLGYTSSADENLPPSEVDESTSNRNKNTRYINSAKGSTKNQTPKKNLAHKIVQHQYNDNSHESPNQLSGYETSNRNISSRIIRSTTQYDLSRSFSQLEPSTPTTSREQNTFEEKTLQYLEHIKSYTEQNHLLLRKIFSKQKEVSIDVTKKPAEFPKLPLNSMEDFSNLENILKSEEHRTYLTGKLASVGGTSGRQCVLAIMRSLLTNELAMQFNWAGRDKVPFQKTLTMETVYEAVKQTFLGKKEIGDATETSVSCAVKDWLKLARSRHTYVRKKG; via the exons ATGGCGCGCCTACTGGAGCTGGGCACGTCCGATGAATCCGGAATAATTCGCAACATCGCTAAAAAATCCACTGTAATACCTCAGCAAGATATTACCAATGACGTGGACGAGAATGAAGCTACGAACAGTGATGATGTCGAACCTGAGccgcaaaagaaaaaacgtaaacACAAAACCGACAAGAAGAAGGCTAAAAATCGACACGttagtaacaaaaaaaaaaaaacgaagcgtTCTCGTGAAAGTTCAAGTAGTTTAGGTTACACCTCTTCAGCTGACGAGAATTTGCCACCGTCCGAAGTCGATGAATCGACTTCTAACCGTAATAAGAATACTCGCTACATTAACTCAGCCAAAGGATCTACCAAAAATCAGACACCAAAGAAAAACTTGGCCCACAAGATCGTACAGCACCAGTATAATGATAATTCCCATGAGTCACCGAATCAGTTGTCTGGATATGAAACATCAAATAGAAACATTTCTAGTAGGATCATCAGGTCTACCACGCAATATGACTTATCAAGATCCTTTTCACAACTTGAACCTTCAACCCCGACCACATCACGCGAACAGAATacctttgaagaaaaaactctGCAGTATTTAGAACACATTAAATCCTACACTGAACAAAACCATCTGCTACTACGTAAAATCTTCTCAAAACAGAAGGAAGTCAGCATCGACGTAACAAAGAAACCAGCCGAATTCCCAAAACTTCCTCTTAACTCCATGGAAGACTTCTCCAACCTCGAAAATATCCTGAAATCCGAAGAGCATCGAACTTATTTA ACCGGGAAACTGGCTTCTGTTGGAGGGACAAGCGGTCGCCAATGTGTGTTGGCTATAATGAGGTCACTACTCACAAACGAATTAGCGATGCAATTCAATTGGGCAGGGAGGGACAAAGTCCCATTTCAAAAGACATTGACAATGGAAACTGTTTACG aGGCTGTGAAACAAACCTTTCTTGGCAAGAAGGAAATTGGTGATGCAACCGAAACCAGTGTTTCGTGTGCCGTGAAAGACTGGTTAAAACTAGCTCGATCACGGCATACCTATGTACGAAAGAAGGGCTAA